Genomic window (Gemmatimonadaceae bacterium):
GAGCTGCCTGATGCTGCATCGCACCCGCCAGCTCTTCATCCGCCAGCAGACCTCGGTGATCAACGCGATCCGCGCCCATCTGGCCGAGTTCGGGATCGTAGCGCCGGTAGGACGCAAGGGTGTTGAGCAACTGCTTGCGGTCGTCGCGGATGCTAGTGACCGACGCGTTCCTGAGCTTGCCCGCGCCTGTGTCGCCGCCCTCGGCGCCCAACTGTGTAGGCTCAAGCAGCAGATTTTAGAGTTCGACCGCCGGATCATGGCCTGGCACCGATCCAATGAGACGAGCAGGCGGCTCGATGCGATTCCTGGCATTGGACCGGCGCTGGCCACGGCTCTGGTCGCCAGCGTCGCCGATGCGAAGGCCTTCCGCTCGGGACGGCACTTCTCAGCCTGGCTCGGGCTGGTGCCGAGGCAGCACTCGAGCGGAGGCAAGGACAAGCTCGGCAGTATCAGCAAGCAAGGCGATCGCTATCTGCGCAGCCTGTTCACCGCCGGCGCCCTCGCCGTGATCCGCTATGCCAAGCTCCATGGCACCAAGCATCGGCCCTGGCTTACGGCATTGTTGGCGCGGCGGCCGACCAAGGTCGCCGCCATCGCGCTCGCCAACAAGATCGCCAGAATGGCTTGGGCCATGATGGTCACGGGCGAGCGCTACAAAGAACCCGCCGCCCTTGCGGCGTGAACGAGGTCGCGCCGGACATCCGGCGTGATGGGAAGGTTGGAAGGGCGAACAGCACGTAATGCAGAGCCGGTCGATCCGGCGAT
Coding sequences:
- a CDS encoding IS110 family transposase; the protein is MQAVTTLGLDIAKSVFQVHGVDAEGNVLIRRQLKRRYVLAFFEKLPPCLVGIEACATSHHWSRELKALGHNVRLMPPAYVKPYVKRQKNDAADAEAICEAVTRANMRFVETKTPEQQSCLMLHRTRQLFIRQQTSVINAIRAHLAEFGIVAPVGRKGVEQLLAVVADASDRRVPELARACVAALGAQLCRLKQQILEFDRRIMAWHRSNETSRRLDAIPGIGPALATALVASVADAKAFRSGRHFSAWLGLVPRQHSSGGKDKLGSISKQGDRYLRSLFTAGALAVIRYAKLHGTKHRPWLTALLARRPTKVAAIALANKIARMAWAMMVTGERYKEPAALAA